CAGGCTACGGGTGAGGCCGATCTGCAACGGCGGGACATCCGTTTGTTTTAACGTTTCGCGCAGGTTATCCAGGTCCGCATCGCTGATGTCACGTCCAACGAGAGCGAACGTACCGACGACGGGACAACCCGCTAAGCCGTGGGCGCTGTGAATAATGTTGTGGCTGCCGGGCAAGCATTGCCGATCGATGATCAATGGCGTTTCACCCTGCCAGACCTCGACATCCGATCGCCAAAAGCCCTGCTCAAATTCCTCGCCCCGCGCCGTGCGGCCAAACCGGGTAATGTCCCACAGCATAATGCTGGCGCTCGGTGCCAGATTCACCCGTAACTGCTGATGGTATTGGGCGGCATTAAAGATAATTGTTTCCTGGGGGAACCACTCGAGGTAGGCGTTGGCATTGATGTTGATGTTGATCCTGTGGGTGCAGGTTTCTCCGATCGAGCGATAGATTTTCCCTGCCGCCGGTGTGGTGATGAAGGCTTGGCTCTCGGGCTGTAGATCAATCGTTTGGACGAGCTCATCCCCGCCGACCATGCCCCCAGCGGTGTGGACGATTGTTGAATAGCAAATCCCCGGCCCCTCGGGATAGTGCGGCCGTTGAATCCGTAAGGGGGCTTGGGTTTTCGTATGGGTCACTCGCGTTGTGCCCTGGCTGTGAGCATAGGTCAGCTCCAGGGTGCCGCGCCAGGGTTGTCGATCAGCTGCTTCAGTCATCGTGTTATACGGAGAGGAACTGCTGAATGACGTCTTTGCTGAGTTCGGCTGTGGGGCCCGTGGCGACGATGCCCCCGCGTTGCATGGCGTAGTACCAGTCAGCTTGCCGGACAAAATGTAAGTGTTGTTCGACGAGCAATACGGACATGCCTGTTTCCGCGATAATCCGTTTGACGGCGGCTTCAATCTCCAAAATAATTGATGGCTGAATGCCCTCGGTTGGTTCATCTAAAACCAGCAATTTCGGATCGCCCATCAAGGCCCGCCCGATCGCCAGTTGTTGCTGCTGTCCCCCGCTCAGGTCGCCGCCCATGCGCCAGAGCATATCTTTTAGTACTGGGAAGAGGTCGTAGACCCGATCGAGCAGCTCGGCCGTAGATTTACCTTTGCCTTTACTCAAGGCTTCTTGACCAAGCAGGAGATTTTCCTTGACCGTCAGGCGCGGGATGATTTCGCGGCCTTGGGGAACGTACCCAATCCCCAGTTTGGCACGGCGATCTGGCGTCAGGCGGTTAATGCCTTGATTGGCGTAGACGATTTGTCCTTGGCGGGGAGTCAGTAGCCCCATGACTGTTTTGAGGAATGTGGTTTTGCCCACGCCGTTGCGGCCAATCAAGCAGACCATTTGGCCGGGAAACACGTTTAGATCAACCTGACGCAAAATATGACTTTCGCCGTAGTAAACATCCAGTCCCGTGACGTTCAGCACCGAGCCATC
The nucleotide sequence above comes from Romeriopsis navalis LEGE 11480. Encoded proteins:
- a CDS encoding urease accessory protein UreD gives rise to the protein MTEAADRQPWRGTLELTYAHSQGTTRVTHTKTQAPLRIQRPHYPEGPGICYSTIVHTAGGMVGGDELVQTIDLQPESQAFITTPAAGKIYRSIGETCTHRINININANAYLEWFPQETIIFNAAQYHQQLRVNLAPSASIMLWDITRFGRTARGEEFEQGFWRSDVEVWQGETPLIIDRQCLPGSHNIIHSAHGLAGCPVVGTFALVGRDISDADLDNLRETLKQTDVPPLQIGLTRSLNGFICRYRGTSSELVRQGFMRLWQTLRQWHSGQVPPMPRVWH
- the urtE gene encoding urea ABC transporter ATP-binding subunit UrtE, whose product is MTTQIETAPANRPNPDGSVLNVTGLDVYYGESHILRQVDLNVFPGQMVCLIGRNGVGKTTFLKTVMGLLTPRQGQIVYANQGINRLTPDRRAKLGIGYVPQGREIIPRLTVKENLLLGQEALSKGKGKSTAELLDRVYDLFPVLKDMLWRMGGDLSGGQQQQLAIGRALMGDPKLLVLDEPTEGIQPSIILEIEAAVKRIIAETGMSVLLVEQHLHFVRQADWYYAMQRGGIVATGPTAELSKDVIQQFLSV